One window from the genome of Oryza glaberrima chromosome 3, OglaRS2, whole genome shotgun sequence encodes:
- the LOC127767416 gene encoding uncharacterized protein LOC127767416 isoform X3 — protein MSRGTASMDAISLDEWELLPDNKSSYFMEEFTSDHGTVGEEVYVGDPVIKFKDIDVVKIESYREEFVPKVTEIFDAEEEAEMIKSPVSAEEVDVDDDDEVMAMVVPDQCVEEEEGAQKDKEHNGFSVGKLRVNGVGALCSFGVAAATLCIFLLGGRQQQLHKTQNQKTPFQMYADNERIQQVVQQASRLNQAVSTVMGGASTRASISFGGYYDGF, from the exons ATGAGCAGAGGTACTGCTTCCATGGATGCAATCAGCCTAGATGAGTGGGAGCTCCTGCCTGACAACAAGAGTTCCTACTTCATGGAGGAGTTCACCAGTGACCATGGCACTGTTGGTG AAGAGGTCTATGTGGGTGATCCTGTCATCAAGTTCAAGGACATCGATGTCGTGAAGATTGAATCGTACCGAGAAGAGTTCGTGCCTAAGGTGACTGAGATATTTGATGCAGAAGAGGAGGCAGAGATGATCAAGAGTCCCGTCAGTGCAGAGGAAGTTGATGtcgacgatgatgatgaggtgATGGCTATGGTTGTACCTGATCAATGTgttgaagaggaagaaggtgcCCAGAAAGACAAGGAACACAATGGTTTCAGTGTGGGGAAGCTGAGAGTGAATGGTGTTGGGGCACTCTGCTCATTTGGGGTTGCGGCTGCCACCTTGTGCATCTTTCTGCTTGgtggcaggcagcagcagctgcacaaGACGCAGAATCAGAAGACCCCGTTCCAGATGTATGCTGATAATGAG AGAATTCAGCAGGTTGTGCAGCAAGCCTCGAGACTGAATCAAGCTGTGTCAACAGTAATGGGAGGTGCATCCACAAGGGCAAGCATATCATTTGGTGGCTACTACGATGGATTTTAA
- the LOC127768968 gene encoding uncharacterized protein LOC127768968 — MRDFPSCFGESGVQIADASSSSSSAGKGAAQNLVTCLYQAQFSGRPCVISVTWSKSLMGQGLSIGVDDLSNQCLCKADIKPWLFSKKKGSKRLDVEDGKIEIFWDLSGAKFGAGPEPMEGFYVAVVFDLELILLLGDMKKDAYRKTGANRPMLNAAFVARREHIYGKKIYTAKAQFCENGQFHDVVIECDTVGLKDPCLEIRVDKKPVMQVKRLAWKFRGNQTILVDGLPVEVFWDVHSWLFGSTTSNAVFMFQTCQAPEKSMPWSYSQVFRESQLQGLGFSLILYAWKLE, encoded by the coding sequence ATGAGGGACTTCCCTTCCTGCTTCGGGGAGAGCGGCGTCCAGATCGCggacgcgtcgtcgtcgtcgtcgagcgccGGAAAGGGCGCGGCGCAGAATCTGGTGACCTGCCTCTACCAGGCGCAGTTCTCGGGCCGGCCATGCGTGATCTCGGTGACCTGGAGCAAGAGCCTCATGGGGCAAGGGCTCAGCATTGGCGTGGACGATCTGTCCAACCAGTGCCTGTGCAAGGCAGACATCAAGCCATGGCTCTTCTCCAAGAAGAAGGGCTCCAAGAGGCTTGACGTCGAGGACGGCAAGATTGAGATCTTCTGGGACCTGTCCGGTGCCAAGTTTGGTGCTGGGCCAGAGCCAATGGAAGGGTTCTATGTCGCCGTGGTGTTTGACCTTGAGCTGATACTCCTGCTCGGCGACATGAAGAAGGATGCATACCGGAAGACCGGCGCAAACCGGCCGATGCTGAATGCTGCATTTGTGGCTAGGAGGGAGCACATATATGGGAAGAAGATTTACACTGCCAAGGCACAATTCTGTGAAAATGGTCAATTCCATGATGTTGTGATAGAGTGTGACACCGTCGGCCTCAAGGATCCATGTCTTGAGATACGGGTCGACAAGAAGCCCGTCATGCAGGTGAAGCGTCTGGCTTGGAAATTTAGGGGAAACCAGACAATTCTTGTGGATGGTTTGCCCGTGGAGGTGTTCTGGGATGTCCACAGTTGGCTGTTTGGATCGACGACAAGCAATGCGGTGTTCATGTTTCAGACATGCCAAGCACCTGAGAAGTCGATGCCTTGGTCATACTCGCAGGTTTTTAGGGAGTCTCAGTTGCAGGGTCTTGGTTTCTCGCTGATCCTATATGCATGGAAGCTTGAATAG
- the LOC127767416 gene encoding uncharacterized protein LOC127767416 isoform X4 has translation MDAISLDEWELLPDNKSSYFMEEFTSDHGTVGEEVYVGDPVIKFKDIDVVKIESYREEFVPKVTEIFDAEEEAEMIKSPVSAEEVDVDDDDEVMAMVVPDQCVEEEEGAQKDKEHNGFSVGKLRVNGVGALCSFGVAAATLCIFLLGGRQQQLHKTQNQKTPFQMYADNERIQQVVQQASRLNQAVSTVMGGASTRASISFGGYYDGF, from the exons ATGGATGCAATCAGCCTAGATGAGTGGGAGCTCCTGCCTGACAACAAGAGTTCCTACTTCATGGAGGAGTTCACCAGTGACCATGGCACTGTTGGTG AAGAGGTCTATGTGGGTGATCCTGTCATCAAGTTCAAGGACATCGATGTCGTGAAGATTGAATCGTACCGAGAAGAGTTCGTGCCTAAGGTGACTGAGATATTTGATGCAGAAGAGGAGGCAGAGATGATCAAGAGTCCCGTCAGTGCAGAGGAAGTTGATGtcgacgatgatgatgaggtgATGGCTATGGTTGTACCTGATCAATGTgttgaagaggaagaaggtgcCCAGAAAGACAAGGAACACAATGGTTTCAGTGTGGGGAAGCTGAGAGTGAATGGTGTTGGGGCACTCTGCTCATTTGGGGTTGCGGCTGCCACCTTGTGCATCTTTCTGCTTGgtggcaggcagcagcagctgcacaaGACGCAGAATCAGAAGACCCCGTTCCAGATGTATGCTGATAATGAG AGAATTCAGCAGGTTGTGCAGCAAGCCTCGAGACTGAATCAAGCTGTGTCAACAGTAATGGGAGGTGCATCCACAAGGGCAAGCATATCATTTGGTGGCTACTACGATGGATTTTAA
- the LOC127767416 gene encoding uncharacterized protein LOC127767416 isoform X2 has translation MDAISLDEWELLPDNKSSYFMEEFTSDHGTVGDDETKNIFLPIHVSEEVYVGDPVIKFKDIDVVKIESYREEFVPKVTEIFDAEEEAEMIKSPVSAEEVDVDDDDEVMAMVVPDQCVEEEEGAQKDKEHNGFSVGKLRVNGVGALCSFGVAAATLCIFLLGGRQQQLHKTQNQKTPFQMYADNERIQQVVQQASRLNQAVSTVMGGASTRASISFGGYYDGF, from the exons ATGGATGCAATCAGCCTAGATGAGTGGGAGCTCCTGCCTGACAACAAGAGTTCCTACTTCATGGAGGAGTTCACCAGTGACCATGGCACTGTTGGTG ATGATGAGACCAAGAATATATTTCTGCCTATCCATGTATCAGAAGAGGTCTATGTGGGTGATCCTGTCATCAAGTTCAAGGACATCGATGTCGTGAAGATTGAATCGTACCGAGAAGAGTTCGTGCCTAAGGTGACTGAGATATTTGATGCAGAAGAGGAGGCAGAGATGATCAAGAGTCCCGTCAGTGCAGAGGAAGTTGATGtcgacgatgatgatgaggtgATGGCTATGGTTGTACCTGATCAATGTgttgaagaggaagaaggtgcCCAGAAAGACAAGGAACACAATGGTTTCAGTGTGGGGAAGCTGAGAGTGAATGGTGTTGGGGCACTCTGCTCATTTGGGGTTGCGGCTGCCACCTTGTGCATCTTTCTGCTTGgtggcaggcagcagcagctgcacaaGACGCAGAATCAGAAGACCCCGTTCCAGATGTATGCTGATAATGAG AGAATTCAGCAGGTTGTGCAGCAAGCCTCGAGACTGAATCAAGCTGTGTCAACAGTAATGGGAGGTGCATCCACAAGGGCAAGCATATCATTTGGTGGCTACTACGATGGATTTTAA
- the LOC127767416 gene encoding uncharacterized protein LOC127767416 isoform X1: MSRGTASMDAISLDEWELLPDNKSSYFMEEFTSDHGTVGDDETKNIFLPIHVSEEVYVGDPVIKFKDIDVVKIESYREEFVPKVTEIFDAEEEAEMIKSPVSAEEVDVDDDDEVMAMVVPDQCVEEEEGAQKDKEHNGFSVGKLRVNGVGALCSFGVAAATLCIFLLGGRQQQLHKTQNQKTPFQMYADNERIQQVVQQASRLNQAVSTVMGGASTRASISFGGYYDGF; the protein is encoded by the exons ATGAGCAGAGGTACTGCTTCCATGGATGCAATCAGCCTAGATGAGTGGGAGCTCCTGCCTGACAACAAGAGTTCCTACTTCATGGAGGAGTTCACCAGTGACCATGGCACTGTTGGTG ATGATGAGACCAAGAATATATTTCTGCCTATCCATGTATCAGAAGAGGTCTATGTGGGTGATCCTGTCATCAAGTTCAAGGACATCGATGTCGTGAAGATTGAATCGTACCGAGAAGAGTTCGTGCCTAAGGTGACTGAGATATTTGATGCAGAAGAGGAGGCAGAGATGATCAAGAGTCCCGTCAGTGCAGAGGAAGTTGATGtcgacgatgatgatgaggtgATGGCTATGGTTGTACCTGATCAATGTgttgaagaggaagaaggtgcCCAGAAAGACAAGGAACACAATGGTTTCAGTGTGGGGAAGCTGAGAGTGAATGGTGTTGGGGCACTCTGCTCATTTGGGGTTGCGGCTGCCACCTTGTGCATCTTTCTGCTTGgtggcaggcagcagcagctgcacaaGACGCAGAATCAGAAGACCCCGTTCCAGATGTATGCTGATAATGAG AGAATTCAGCAGGTTGTGCAGCAAGCCTCGAGACTGAATCAAGCTGTGTCAACAGTAATGGGAGGTGCATCCACAAGGGCAAGCATATCATTTGGTGGCTACTACGATGGATTTTAA